One region of Desulfitobacterium chlororespirans DSM 11544 genomic DNA includes:
- the folK gene encoding 2-amino-4-hydroxy-6-hydroxymethyldihydropteridine diphosphokinase yields the protein MKAYLSIGSNLGDRGHYLQQSCQRLAEHLEVKIIKRSGTYETKPWGNVDQPDFWNQVLEIETSLAPLDLLDLCQEVEKSLGRERLIRWGPRTIDIDLLNYDNKVWEDDRLILPHPRMEEREFVLAPLREIAPHYILPSGKRVTEVCGDGEVWRLESK from the coding sequence GTGAAAGCGTATTTGAGTATCGGAAGCAATCTGGGGGACCGGGGGCATTATTTGCAGCAGAGCTGTCAAAGGCTGGCGGAGCATTTGGAAGTTAAGATCATCAAAAGATCCGGCACGTATGAAACAAAGCCCTGGGGCAATGTGGATCAACCGGATTTCTGGAATCAAGTGCTGGAGATTGAGACCTCATTAGCGCCTCTGGACCTCTTGGATCTGTGTCAAGAGGTTGAAAAATCCCTCGGGAGAGAAAGACTTATTCGTTGGGGGCCAAGAACCATTGACATTGACCTCCTAAATTATGATAATAAGGTATGGGAGGACGATCGGCTTATTCTCCCTCATCCCCGCATGGAAGAGCGGGAGTTTGTTCTGGCACCCTTACGGGAAATAGCTCCACACTATATCCTTCCTTCAGGAAAAAGGGTTACAGAAGTTTGTGGAGATGGAGAGGTATGGCGACTGGAATCTAAATAA